A portion of the Candidatus Edwardsbacteria bacterium genome contains these proteins:
- the def gene encoding peptide deformylase — translation MPIRIFGDPILRKKAQTIENIDGSIDQLAKRMMESLNQARGLGLAAPQVGHSKSLCIINLPLMNEKIKQPLVLINPKIHLREGEVNYEEGCLSFPGIYVDVKRPQKIALTGLDLDGNEMEYEAGDILARVFLHETDHLNGVLLIDHLSTIKRQLLKNKLKKLKQE, via the coding sequence ATGCCCATCAGGATCTTCGGCGACCCGATTCTGCGAAAAAAGGCCCAAACCATCGAAAACATAGATGGTTCGATAGACCAGCTGGCCAAGAGGATGATGGAATCCCTCAACCAGGCCAGGGGCCTGGGGCTGGCGGCCCCGCAGGTGGGACACTCCAAATCGCTTTGCATCATAAATCTGCCTTTGATGAATGAGAAGATCAAACAGCCGCTGGTGCTGATCAACCCGAAGATCCATCTGCGGGAGGGCGAGGTTAATTACGAGGAGGGATGCCTGAGCTTTCCCGGTATCTATGTCGATGTGAAACGGCCCCAAAAAATAGCTCTGACGGGACTGGATCTTGACGGCAACGAAATGGAATATGAGGCCGGCGATATCCTGGCCAGGGTGTTCCTGCATGAGACGGACCATCTTAACGGCGTGTTGCTGATAGATCATTTGAGCACCATCAAAAGACAGCTATTAAAAAACAAATTGAAAAAATTGAAACAAGAATAG
- the yajC gene encoding preprotein translocase subunit YajC: MGLLPIIIMFVIIYLLLILPQQKQQKKHKEMLNTLQKGDKVVAAGGIHGTIVGVDEQRNIVVLKIDENVKIEVQKSTVASKIENK; this comes from the coding sequence ATGGGGCTGCTGCCCATTATCATCATGTTCGTGATCATTTATCTGCTGCTGATACTTCCCCAGCAGAAACAGCAGAAGAAGCACAAGGAGATGCTGAACACCCTGCAGAAGGGCGATAAGGTGGTGGCGGCCGGGGGCATCCACGGCACCATCGTCGGGGTCGACGAACAGAGGAATATCGTGGTGCTGAAGATAGACGAGAACGTCAAGATAGAGGTTCAGAAATCAACCGTGGCCTCCAAGATCGAAAACAAATAG
- a CDS encoding cytidine deaminase yields MPSTKDLIASAKMAQKAAYAPYSKFKVGAALLGKSGRIFTGCNVENVSYGLACCAERNAVFKALSEGEREFRAIAIVSDSPEPTAPCGACRQVLNEFAPDISVIMPGKKRTIKTTLKKLLPFAFGPKSLK; encoded by the coding sequence ATGCCAAGCACCAAAGACTTAATCGCCTCGGCCAAAATGGCACAAAAAGCGGCCTATGCTCCTTATTCCAAGTTCAAGGTGGGAGCCGCCCTGCTGGGCAAAAGCGGCAGGATATTCACCGGCTGTAATGTGGAGAACGTCTCCTACGGGCTGGCCTGCTGCGCCGAAAGGAATGCGGTGTTCAAGGCCCTCTCCGAAGGGGAAAGGGAATTCCGGGCCATCGCCATCGTGTCCGACAGCCCGGAGCCGACCGCCCCCTGCGGGGCCTGCCGCCAGGTGCTGAACGAATTCGCCCCGGATATATCGGTCATCATGCCGGGCAAGAAGAGGACCATCAAAACGACCCTGAAGAAATTATTACCGTTTGCCTTTGGGCCAAAATCACTAAAATAA
- a CDS encoding phosphopentomutase: MNRAILIVLDGCGVGELPDAAKYGDSGSNTLGNISRAIPGGFKLSNLQKLGLGNIIPLAGMEPDSKPSGSYGKMAEKSPGKDSTDGHWEMAGLITEKPFPTYPQGFPPEIIEPFKKAIGRDILANKTASGTEIIKELGDQHVRTGYPIIYTSADSVFQIACHEEVVPLEQLYDWCRIARNILAGEHAVGRIIARPFMGTSGSYQRVGGHRQDFSLKPPKPTILDLFKKAGLEVVGVGKIHDLYAGQGLTQSLHSDDNPDGMAKILDAWPMLSQGLLMANLVEFDMTWGHRNDAPGFYQGLRDFDAWLPGLLDKMTGDDILIITADHGNDPTTSSTDHSREYVPLLVYGPGIKSGINLGIRESFSDIAATLAEMFGIKGLEHGQSFLGLINR, from the coding sequence ATGAACAGGGCTATTTTAATAGTGCTGGACGGCTGCGGGGTGGGCGAACTGCCCGATGCGGCAAAATACGGGGATAGTGGCAGTAATACCCTGGGCAACATCTCCCGGGCGATACCGGGGGGATTTAAGCTGTCCAACCTGCAAAAACTGGGGCTGGGGAATATCATTCCCCTGGCCGGGATGGAGCCGGATTCAAAGCCCTCGGGCAGTTACGGCAAGATGGCCGAAAAATCGCCGGGCAAGGACTCCACCGACGGGCACTGGGAGATGGCCGGGCTGATAACCGAAAAACCCTTTCCCACCTATCCCCAAGGCTTTCCCCCGGAGATCATAGAGCCTTTTAAAAAGGCCATCGGCCGGGATATCCTGGCCAACAAGACCGCCTCGGGGACGGAGATCATCAAGGAACTGGGCGATCAACATGTCAGGACCGGCTATCCGATAATCTATACCTCGGCCGACAGCGTATTTCAGATTGCCTGTCACGAAGAGGTGGTCCCGCTGGAACAGCTCTACGACTGGTGCCGGATAGCCCGGAATATTTTGGCCGGGGAGCATGCGGTGGGGAGGATCATCGCCCGGCCCTTTATGGGAACCTCCGGCAGTTACCAAAGGGTGGGCGGGCACCGGCAGGATTTCTCGCTTAAGCCGCCCAAGCCCACCATTTTGGATCTTTTTAAAAAAGCCGGGCTGGAGGTGGTGGGGGTGGGCAAGATCCACGACCTTTATGCCGGCCAGGGGCTGACCCAGAGCCTCCACAGCGACGACAACCCTGACGGCATGGCCAAGATCCTTGACGCCTGGCCAATGCTATCCCAGGGCCTGCTGATGGCCAACCTGGTGGAATTCGACATGACCTGGGGGCATCGTAACGATGCGCCGGGCTTTTATCAGGGCCTGCGGGATTTCGATGCCTGGCTGCCCGGTCTGCTCGATAAAATGACAGGCGATGATATCCTGATCATCACCGCCGACCATGGAAACGACCCCACCACATCATCCACCGATCATTCCCGGGAATACGTGCCGCTGTTGGTCTACGGGCCGGGGATAAAAAGCGGCATCAATCTGGGCATCAGGGAAAGTTTTTCCGATATAGCCGCCACCCTGGCGGAGATGTTCGGGATAAAAGGACTGGAGCACGGGCAGAGCTTTCTGGGCTTAATTAACCGCTAA